In the Chroococcidiopsis sp. SAG 2025 genome, one interval contains:
- a CDS encoding FtsX-like permease family protein — translation MRVIAFNPDDPVLPLPGILQHREALKLPWTALIDDQSRSEVGSIAPGTVTELSEQQIRLVGTFSLGTDFASGNGNVVISDQNFLRYFANLAPEEDSRTLNTVDIGLLKVAENADVDAIASALRQQLPQDVAVWTKAEFVQKELSYWQENTAIGFVFSLLTTMGFFVGIILVYQILYTDVAEHWAEYATLKAIGYSNFHLLGIVLQESVILVFFGFVPGFFISLGLYSLTANSTGLLMQMTWERAINILIATFIMCLISGAIAVRKVQATDPAEVFGS, via the coding sequence TTGCGGGTCATTGCTTTCAACCCAGATGACCCTGTATTGCCTCTGCCTGGAATTTTACAACATCGGGAGGCGTTGAAGCTACCTTGGACGGCACTCATTGACGACCAATCGCGATCGGAAGTGGGATCGATCGCTCCTGGTACAGTCACCGAGTTGTCAGAACAGCAAATTCGGTTGGTGGGTACTTTTAGTTTGGGAACGGACTTTGCTTCTGGAAATGGCAATGTCGTCATCAGCGACCAAAATTTTTTGCGCTATTTTGCTAACTTGGCTCCAGAGGAAGACAGCCGCACGCTCAATACTGTCGATATCGGACTGTTGAAAGTGGCGGAAAATGCCGATGTCGATGCGATCGCATCTGCACTGCGCCAGCAACTACCGCAAGATGTCGCCGTGTGGACGAAAGCCGAGTTCGTGCAAAAAGAATTAAGCTACTGGCAAGAAAATACGGCAATTGGCTTTGTGTTTTCGCTGCTAACAACGATGGGTTTTTTTGTCGGGATTATTTTGGTTTATCAAATTTTGTATACGGATGTAGCAGAACATTGGGCAGAATATGCCACGCTCAAAGCGATCGGTTATTCTAATTTTCACCTGCTAGGAATCGTGTTGCAGGAATCGGTGATTCTCGTGTTTTTTGGCTTTGTCCCAGGATTTTTTATCAGTTTGGGACTGTATAGTTTGACAGCTAATTCTACAGGTTTGTTAATGCAAATGACTTGGGAACGAGCAATCAATATTCTGATTGCTACCTTTATTATGTGTTTAATTTCGGGCGCGATCGCCGTGCGTAAAGTTCAAGCGACAGATCCGGCGGAGGTATTTGGTTCGTGA
- a CDS encoding sensor histidine kinase yields the protein MFQTTRRRLALWYTAVTAILLLLFASGMYWYVRNTLIERIDDTLNHVVEIVGRSLVIEPISPESGQRLNIEASFRDNADTVDDDRIDLEWFSPTGELLWSTFTEPLDIPLHPNRTGETVQISHHQDVETPSLLTPHSSLLLRQVTERIQIGRQVLGYLRVSHPWFEVTKPSQQLAFDLILGIGLMLVSVALCGWFLSGKAMEPVKDSYQRLKQFTADASHELRSPIALIQTNVQVALAELDSAGGQGAGSLKYGQQLKVVERLTKRLGRLVDDLLFLARQDSGIVQPQFSACPLDALLMEVVEEQQFAAAEKKIKIFLDLTAPTETETEDDWFTLQGDWNQLARLFTNLIGNAIHYTPEGGEIRVELQHISTNKELFSSPLTPRSSLLSSRLQVKVKDTGIGIPETALPHLFDRFYRVDPARTHATASQAVQASTGSGLGLAIAAAIVANHQGQITAESTLGQGTIFTVTLPASGDA from the coding sequence ATGTTCCAAACCACTCGTCGCCGATTAGCACTTTGGTATACAGCCGTTACTGCTATCCTACTGCTCCTATTTGCCAGTGGGATGTATTGGTACGTCCGTAATACCCTGATCGAACGGATTGACGATACCTTAAATCATGTCGTAGAAATTGTGGGGCGATCGCTGGTCATCGAACCAATTTCCCCAGAAAGTGGACAACGGTTAAATATTGAAGCTTCTTTTCGAGATAATGCCGATACAGTTGATGACGATCGCATCGATTTAGAATGGTTTAGCCCTACTGGAGAACTACTCTGGTCAACCTTTACGGAACCTTTAGATATTCCCCTACATCCCAACCGCACGGGTGAAACTGTTCAAATTAGCCACCATCAAGATGTAGAAACTCCCTCACTCCTCACTCCTCACTCCTCACTCCTCCTCAGACAAGTTACCGAAAGAATCCAAATTGGAAGACAAGTTTTAGGATATTTGCGCGTCAGTCATCCTTGGTTTGAAGTTACTAAACCAAGTCAGCAACTCGCTTTCGATTTAATTTTGGGTATTGGATTGATGCTCGTATCCGTAGCGCTTTGCGGTTGGTTTCTTTCGGGAAAAGCAATGGAACCGGTCAAAGATTCTTACCAACGCTTAAAACAATTTACTGCTGATGCTTCCCATGAATTGAGAAGCCCGATCGCTTTAATTCAAACTAACGTCCAAGTCGCTTTAGCAGAATTAGATTCAGCCGGAGGACAAGGCGCAGGCTCTTTAAAATACGGACAACAATTAAAAGTAGTAGAACGATTAACTAAACGCCTCGGTCGTCTCGTAGATGACTTATTATTTCTAGCGCGTCAAGATAGCGGGATCGTTCAACCACAATTTTCTGCCTGTCCTTTAGATGCACTGTTAATGGAAGTAGTAGAAGAACAGCAATTCGCCGCAGCAGAAAAGAAGATCAAAATTTTCCTAGATTTAACCGCACCAACGGAGACAGAAACCGAAGATGATTGGTTTACCCTCCAGGGAGACTGGAATCAACTAGCACGATTATTTACAAACTTGATTGGTAATGCTATACATTACACCCCAGAAGGTGGTGAAATTCGGGTCGAGCTACAACATATCTCTACTAACAAAGAACTTTTTTCCTCGCCCCTCACTCCTCGCTCCTCGCTCCTCTCTTCTCGCCTTCAAGTCAAAGTTAAAGACACGGGTATTGGTATTCCCGAAACTGCTTTACCTCACTTATTCGATCGCTTTTATCGCGTCGATCCTGCTCGGACTCACGCGACAGCATCACAAGCAGTACAAGCATCAACAGGTTCGGGATTGGGTTTAGCAATTGCGGCTGCGATTGTTGCCAACCACCAAGGACAAATTACTGCCGAAAGTACTCTCGGACAAGGTACTATTTTTACCGTCACTCTACCCGCAAGTGGTGATGCGTAA
- a CDS encoding ATP-binding cassette domain-containing protein has product MTDKFAVIIRRLNYYFGQGDLRTQVLSDINLDLPKGQIVIMTGPSGSGKTTLLSLIGALRSAHEGNLLVLEKELVGLHKSQLVEIRRNIGFIFQAHNLFESLTASQNVEMAVELTNNWREKRKLAVEMLSQLGLANRVDYKPNALSGGQKQRVAIARALVNQPRLILADEPTAALDKKSGREVVMLMQKLAKEQGCTILIVTHDNSILDVADRIINLVEGRLESDENLDNFVSSRDPKSIDRRMFS; this is encoded by the coding sequence ATGACAGATAAATTTGCTGTTATAATTCGCCGACTCAATTATTATTTTGGGCAGGGCGATTTACGTACCCAGGTATTGTCTGACATCAATCTCGATCTACCCAAGGGACAAATCGTGATTATGACTGGTCCATCGGGTTCGGGGAAAACAACTCTTTTGAGTTTAATTGGAGCGTTGCGATCGGCTCATGAAGGGAATTTATTAGTATTAGAAAAAGAATTAGTCGGACTGCATAAATCTCAATTGGTAGAAATACGACGGAATATTGGTTTTATCTTCCAAGCACACAATTTATTTGAATCTCTGACTGCCTCGCAAAATGTAGAAATGGCTGTGGAATTAACAAATAACTGGCGAGAAAAGCGCAAATTAGCAGTAGAAATGTTGAGTCAATTGGGTTTAGCCAACCGCGTCGATTATAAACCCAATGCTTTATCAGGAGGACAAAAACAAAGAGTCGCGATCGCCCGTGCTTTAGTCAATCAACCGCGACTAATTTTAGCAGACGAACCCACTGCTGCCTTAGATAAAAAGTCGGGGCGCGAAGTTGTGATGTTGATGCAAAAACTTGCCAAGGAACAGGGCTGCACGATTTTAATTGTCACCCACGACAATAGTATTTTAGATGTAGCCGATCGCATTATTAACTTAGTTGAAGGTCGTTTAGAATCGGACGAAAATTTAGATAATTTCGTCTCTAGCCGCGATCCGAAAAGTATCGATCGGAGGATGTTTAGTTAA
- a CDS encoding IS701 family transposase, protein MKDQVPAAMPQCFENWCRRFDDVFSRQKQRQEFRVYLGGLLGESQRKNLSQLVTNTVDGSYNSLRHFLNNAPWDEVKLNNRRLEVMHQCRQTTPSQGFTLIVDDSGHRKSGAATDGVGRQYIGEIGKTDNGIVLLTTYLYDGVRRLPLDVALYQHASLFEQGKADPNFQKKPDLALDLVDQCLKRGYRPGVTVIDAGYGNNTPFLKQLESRNLTYVAAIAKNRQVTAQTSGDESARKQGLEAIAQTLAVEQFTPVQLNLEQPRTVWVALLPVHVPKLEGTRWLAIQLNASSFEQATEVDYFLTNASDNQVSAAWVAQTYSARNWVEVFYREAKGWLGLSEYQVRDALSMKRHWVLVFIAYTFILWHQLTGGFRRRWATKPLQTFAEALEAFRTAVEFRLVRWLNEHVDVFASHRAKFGYIWA, encoded by the coding sequence GTGAAAGATCAAGTACCAGCAGCGATGCCGCAGTGCTTTGAGAACTGGTGTCGTCGGTTTGATGATGTATTTTCGCGTCAGAAGCAGCGGCAGGAATTTCGTGTTTATCTAGGGGGACTGCTGGGTGAGAGTCAGCGCAAAAACCTGAGCCAACTGGTCACAAATACAGTAGATGGCTCCTACAACAGCCTCAGACATTTTCTCAACAATGCCCCTTGGGATGAAGTCAAGCTAAATAATCGGCGGTTGGAGGTGATGCACCAGTGTCGCCAGACGACCCCGAGTCAAGGTTTCACATTGATTGTAGATGATTCGGGACATCGCAAAAGTGGTGCGGCTACTGATGGGGTAGGACGGCAGTACATTGGGGAGATTGGCAAGACTGACAATGGTATTGTGCTGCTGACTACCTACTTGTATGATGGAGTGCGACGTCTGCCGTTAGATGTTGCACTCTATCAACACGCAAGTTTATTCGAGCAAGGCAAGGCAGACCCCAACTTCCAGAAAAAACCTGACCTGGCTCTAGACTTGGTTGACCAATGCTTGAAGCGCGGTTATCGACCGGGTGTGACTGTAATTGATGCAGGCTACGGTAATAACACGCCTTTTCTCAAGCAGTTGGAGTCGAGAAACCTAACTTACGTGGCAGCAATCGCCAAAAACCGCCAAGTTACTGCTCAAACATCAGGTGATGAGTCTGCTCGTAAGCAGGGATTAGAAGCTATTGCTCAAACCTTGGCAGTGGAGCAGTTCACACCTGTGCAACTCAATCTGGAGCAGCCCCGGACAGTTTGGGTGGCGCTGTTACCAGTTCACGTTCCGAAGCTCGAAGGCACTCGCTGGCTGGCGATTCAACTCAATGCCTCTAGTTTCGAGCAAGCGACGGAGGTGGATTACTTTCTCACCAATGCCTCTGACAACCAAGTCAGTGCGGCTTGGGTAGCTCAAACATATTCTGCTCGCAACTGGGTGGAGGTCTTCTATCGAGAAGCCAAGGGCTGGTTGGGTTTGAGTGAGTATCAAGTTCGGGATGCTCTGAGTATGAAGCGTCATTGGGTTTTAGTGTTCATCGCTTACACCTTCATCCTTTGGCATCAGTTGACCGGCGGATTCCGCAGACGTTGGGCAACCAAACCCTTACAAACCTTTGCCGAAGCATTGGAGGCATTCCGCACCGCAGTCGAGTTTCGTTTGGTCCGCTGGCTTAATGAGCATGTTGATGTATTTGCCTCTCACAGAGCTAAGTTCGGCTATATTTGGGCTTAG
- the devC gene encoding ABC transporter permease DevC: MRTPIAWLNLAHEKTRLVVAIAGVAFAVILVFMNLGFLGSLAKSASQMYEQINADIYLRSPLALEISSTKPFAIERIYQARGVNGVERAMPLYLGYLQWRNPETRLSRAIFAFGINPSDPVFLIPELDSPANRAALLRPDTVLYDRLSRPEYGTQKIGTTTEARSRGIGRKVTIGGQYTFGGGFAADGTLIMSDQNFRRYFDPFPLNRVSLGLVKLRSDADIDTVVKDLQRILPKDVEVITKAEIIDRDREYWIGATSTGFIFGMGVIVSCIVGVVIVYQILYTDVSSHLRQYATLKAMGYRSRVLCAIVIQEAISGTL, encoded by the coding sequence ATGAGGACTCCGATCGCCTGGTTGAATTTGGCACACGAAAAGACGCGGTTAGTTGTCGCGATCGCCGGAGTTGCTTTTGCGGTCATTCTCGTATTTATGAACTTGGGTTTTTTGGGTTCTCTGGCAAAATCTGCCAGCCAAATGTACGAGCAAATTAATGCTGATATCTATCTGCGATCGCCTTTAGCTTTAGAAATTAGCAGTACCAAACCCTTTGCAATCGAGCGGATCTATCAAGCACGAGGAGTTAACGGCGTAGAAAGAGCTATGCCACTTTATTTAGGTTATCTCCAATGGCGCAACCCCGAAACTCGCCTCAGCCGAGCGATCTTTGCCTTTGGCATTAACCCCAGCGATCCGGTATTTTTAATTCCAGAATTGGATTCTCCGGCAAATCGAGCCGCGCTACTGCGTCCAGATACCGTTCTATACGATCGCCTTTCCCGCCCTGAATACGGGACGCAAAAAATTGGCACGACGACAGAAGCCAGATCGAGAGGAATTGGCAGAAAAGTGACAATTGGTGGTCAATACACCTTCGGCGGTGGATTTGCTGCTGATGGCACGTTAATTATGAGCGATCAAAACTTTCGCCGCTATTTCGATCCCTTTCCACTCAACCGCGTCAGTTTAGGACTAGTGAAACTGCGATCGGATGCAGATATCGATACAGTTGTCAAGGACTTGCAGCGAATTTTACCCAAAGATGTCGAAGTGATTACGAAAGCAGAAATCATCGATCGCGATCGCGAGTACTGGATTGGGGCAACTTCCACGGGCTTTATCTTTGGCATGGGGGTGATTGTCTCCTGTATTGTCGGTGTCGTCATCGTCTATCAAATTCTCTATACCGATGTTTCCAGCCACTTACGGCAATATGCCACCCTCAAAGCAATGGGTTATCGCAGCCGAGTTTTATGCGCGATCGTCATTCAAGAAGCAATTAGTGGGACTTTGTAA
- a CDS encoding efflux RND transporter periplasmic adaptor subunit, translating to MIFKELKPRRGWIIGVTAGAIALGLIGVGVTQLRNSDRAKPTASQTPAPLPQKVTVVALGRLEPEGEAIRVSGPNGERIGKLLVSRGDFVKVGAIIAYLESYDERLAERNYAASQLAEAQERLKASTAYAQAQIKEAQTRIQQVDRPGTFEVEAQRATVRQIEAELALAQTDLQRNQNLYQEGAIAKQELDRQVSQTRSLQEQLNNAKASLIRLENAVKANLGNAETQLKSEQANLPLTQVQAAARSAAQNLELAEARLQRTIIRAPRTGRILRVFAYPGEAIADDGIVEMGDTRRMYAVAEVYESDVGLVKVGQKATITSCNGAFAKPITGKVSEIGWQIFKNNVLDDDPAANADARVVEVRVLLDDRQTVAALTNLQVDVKIDVK from the coding sequence ATGATTTTCAAGGAGTTAAAGCCCAGACGGGGTTGGATTATAGGTGTGACTGCGGGGGCGATCGCGCTCGGTTTAATTGGTGTCGGAGTTACTCAGTTAAGAAATTCTGACCGAGCTAAACCAACAGCATCTCAGACTCCTGCACCTCTACCTCAAAAGGTAACAGTTGTTGCTCTCGGACGACTAGAACCGGAAGGGGAAGCAATTCGCGTCAGTGGTCCTAATGGCGAACGAATTGGCAAATTACTAGTCTCACGCGGCGACTTTGTCAAGGTAGGGGCGATTATTGCTTATTTAGAAAGTTACGATGAGAGGCTGGCGGAAAGAAATTATGCTGCTAGTCAATTAGCTGAAGCGCAGGAGAGGCTAAAAGCATCAACTGCATACGCTCAAGCCCAAATCAAAGAAGCTCAAACGCGAATTCAACAGGTCGATCGCCCCGGAACTTTTGAGGTAGAGGCGCAAAGAGCAACTGTTCGGCAGATAGAAGCAGAGTTAGCTTTAGCACAAACTGACTTACAACGCAACCAAAACCTTTATCAAGAAGGCGCGATCGCCAAGCAAGAATTAGATCGGCAAGTCAGTCAGACACGTAGCTTGCAGGAACAACTCAACAACGCCAAAGCATCCTTGATTCGGCTGGAAAATGCCGTGAAAGCGAATCTAGGCAATGCTGAGACTCAACTGAAGTCAGAGCAAGCAAATCTACCATTAACGCAAGTCCAAGCGGCAGCGCGATCGGCAGCACAAAATCTGGAATTAGCCGAAGCACGGTTGCAGCGGACAATTATTCGCGCTCCCAGAACTGGGAGAATTCTACGGGTTTTTGCCTATCCTGGGGAGGCGATCGCCGATGATGGGATTGTGGAAATGGGAGATACGCGCCGGATGTATGCCGTGGCTGAGGTGTATGAATCTGATGTGGGGTTGGTAAAAGTCGGGCAAAAGGCAACGATTACCAGTTGTAATGGTGCTTTTGCTAAACCAATAACTGGAAAAGTCTCGGAAATTGGCTGGCAGATCTTTAAAAATAACGTTCTCGATGACGATCCGGCGGCTAATGCCGATGCACGGGTGGTAGAAGTGAGAGTGCTTTTGGACGATCGCCAAACAGTAGCAGCTCTGACCAATTTACAGGTAGACGTGAAAATTGACGTGAAATAA